Genomic DNA from Amycolatopsis alba DSM 44262:
CACACGGGCATCGGCCAGCACGGGCAGCACGAGCGCGGTCAAGTCGTCACGCCTGGCGACCCCGATCCTGGCGAGCACGGTCCCCGGCCGGTCCGCGGACTCCTCCGGCAACGGCCGCAGGAACTCAGGGTCCGCCCCGCCGCGGTAGTGCAGCCAGACGGTCTCCTCCCAGCCGGTTCGCGGAGCGCCTTCCAGCAGCAGGCACACCCAGTCGTACCGGCCGGGCGGGATCTCCCAGTGCTGTCCGGCGAGCGGCAGGTCGCAGGCGGTGAATCCCATGCGCATCTCAGCCGGCGCTCAACGCCGAGGGAAGCCTGCGCAGCACGTAATCCGCGTACGCGCCGACCAGATCGGTGTCGAGCACCTCGACCGCGCCGTGGAACTCCGGGGTGTGGTTGACCTCGTTGACGTAGAACCGGCCGTCACGATCTTCGAGCACGTCGATGCCGTACACCCCTTCGCCGATCGCCTCGGCGACCGCCACCAGCAGCTTCACCAGCTCGTCGCTGGGATCGCAGCGCTCCGCCCGTCCGGTGCGCGCGGTGTTCGTGCGCCATTCGTCGGACACCTTGTAGATGACGCCGACCACCTCACCGCCCATCACATACGCCTTGATGTCGCGGCCCGGCTTGTCGACGTACTCCTGCGCGTACACCACCTGATACTGCGGGCTCGCCAGCGCGGCCCGGTGCTCCATCAGGGTTTCCGCGGCCTCCCTGTCCTTCGGCCGCGACGCGAGCCGTCCCCACGAGCCGATGACCGGCTTGATCACCATCGGGAAGCCGAACTCGGTCAGGCCGTCGAGAGCGTGGTCCGGCGACAGGCTCACCATCGCCTTCGGCACCGGCAGCCGCGCGTCCTGCAACGCGAGCGCGGTGAGCAGTTTGTCCCCGCACAACGAGATGACGTCGTAGCTGTTGACCACGGTCAGCCCGGCGTGTTCGAGCAGCCTGGTGCCGTAGACGTTGCGGGTGTGCGAGATCTCGCGGCTCAGCGCCCCGGCGTAGGGCAGCTCGCGCCCGTCGAGCCGGAACGGGTGCCGCCGGGAGTCGATCACGTCGAGGACGGCGCCCCGCTTTTCGAGCGCCCCGAGGATGAGTTTCTCTTCAAGGCGGATACGGGAAGCCAGTACGGCAATGGGAGTGGGCATCGGAGACTCCAGCGTCGGGGTAGACCCGGTACCGGACCGGTACCAGGGCCGAGAACGGCTCAGGCCGGGTTGAGATCCACGAGCAGCATGTCGCGCACGGCCCGGCCGCCGGTGCGGTCGCGGACCGAGATCGGGGATGCCTCGTGCCAGAGGGCGGTGTCGTCGACCAGCACCGAATCCAGCGGCTCGGTCAGGGTGAACCGCACGTCGGGGTGCCCGTCGCGATAGATGCTGGACTCGCCGCCCGCGCTGTTCTCCTTGCGCAGCAAGTGCATCCCGACGAACGAGTGACCGTCACGGTGCCTGCCCTCCGGGGTGGGCAACCCGCTCTCCCCGGTCCGCGCGACGATGCGGATCAGGTGCAGTCCGACCGTCCATTCAGGACTGTCCCGCACCCTGGACGCGAGCGCCAGGTCAGTGGACACCAGCGCGTGCAGGCAGCTGTCGGCCAGCGTCTCGGGCGGGATCGGGGCGAACATCCGCTCTTGTTCGCGCCACATCGGGATGCTGTCCTGCCGGAACGACCGATGCGGCAACGGGCTGAGCGACAGCCCGGCATCGGTGGACACCGCGTGCAACCTGCCGTAGCGCCGGTAGCGGTAGAAACCGCCGTCGACGAGCTGGTCGTCCTGTCTCAGTTCTTCCCAGCCCGCCCGGAACCCGGCGAATTCCGCGCCGAGCACGTCGATCGGGAAGTGTGCGCCGGACAGCCGGACGAACCCTTCCGCCGCCAAGTCCGCGGCCAGTTCCGCCGGGTCGGCGAAGGCCGTCCCGCGATACGGCGGAGCGGGCCGCTCCGGAGTGAAGACTTCCTCGGTCATCGATCCGCTCCCCTTTCCTGGTTCGTGCGCCCTTCCGCACGACCGGCGAGCACCGCCGAGGCGAGCTCTTCGACACTGTGCTTTCCCAATATCACGGGGATCGGCAGCTCGACCCCCGCGTGGCGCGCCCGCTGGAACACGGTCATCGCCCGCAGCGAATCACCGCCGAGCGCGTAAAAGTCGTCCTGGACCCCGATCTCCTCGACACCGAGGACCTCCGACCACAGCCGCGCGAGCAGCAGCTCGGTCGGCGTCCGCGGCGCCACGGCCGCACGCTCGGTCCGGCCGAACTCCGGTTCCGGCAGCGCCGCCCGGTCGACCTTCCCGTTGACGGAGTTCGGCAGTGACTCCATGGCCACGAACACCGCGGGGACCATGGCCGGGGTCAGCCGGTCCGCGAGCAGGATCCGCAGCCGCTCGGCGGACGGCGCCTCGCCGTCGTGGCCCACGAGGTAGGCCACGAGCTGGACCGCCCCCGTCGGATCGGGACGGGCGACGACCACGACGTCGGCGACGCCCTCGCAGTCGCGCAACGCCGCCTCGACCTCACCCGGTTCGACCCGCTGGCCGCGCACTTTGAGCTGGAAGTCGGCGCGACCGCAGAACTCGAGCAGGCCGCCGCCGATCCAGCGCGCCAGGTCACCGGTCCGGTACATCCGCGATCCCTTGTCGCCGAAGGGATCCGGCACGAATCGCGCGGCGGTGAGGTCGGGCCTGCCCGCGTATCCCAGCCCCACCTGACCACCGCCGAGGTACAGCTCCCCCACCACCCCCGGCGGCACCGGGGACAGCCACCGATCGAGCACGTACGCCGTGGTTCCCGGCTCCGGGCCGCCGATCGGCACCCGCGTCCCGAGTGGTTCGGCGACCTCGTGCAGGGTCACGTCGACGGCCGCTTCCGCCGGGCCGTAGGTGTTTATGAGCCGCACGCCGGGAAAGGCCCGCAGGAAATCGCCCGCCAGAACTGCGGACAGCTCCTCCCCGCTGGCCATCACCACCCGCAACGCGGGATACCGGCCCTCGACACCGCAATCGAGAAAAGCACGCAGCATCAACGGCACGAAATGGCAGATCGTCACGCCGTGGCGCTCGATCGCACCATGCAGATAAACCGGATCGCGGTGACCACCAGGCTCCGCGAGCACCATCCGCGCCCCGGTCAGCAAGGGCCACACCAGCTCCGGCACCGACACGTCGAACCCGATCGGCGTCTTGATCAACGCCACGTCGTGTGCGGTCAGGTCCAGCCGTCGCTCGAACGTCCGCAGCCGATTGATCAGGCCGCCGTGAGTGTTCACCACACCCTTCGGCGCACCCGTGGAGCCGGAAGTGAACAGCACATACGCCGGATCGTCCGCGCCGAGCGCGACAGGCGGTCGCCCGGCAGGCTGCGCGGCGATCTCCCGCGCGAGATCACCGTCATCGAGACGAACACGGTCGACATCGGCGGGCAGCAGCTCGTGCAAAGACTCTGTCGTCAGGACCTTCACCAGATCGGCCTCGGCGACCATCCGCGCCAAGCGTCCGGCCGGATTGCCGGGATCCAGCGGGACGTAGACACCGCCCGCCTTCCAGATCCCCCACAACGCCACCACCAGATCGACACTGCGCTCCAGGCAGACACCGACCCGCGACCCACGTTCCACACCCTGGCCGCGCAGCCACCACGCCAGCCGGTTCGCGCGCTCTTCGACCTCGGCCACCGACAGCGCCTCGCCACCGTCCATGACCAGCGCCTTCTCGGCACCCGCCCGGTCCGCGGCAGCCTCGAACCACTCGACCGTCGTCGGATGCCCCGCGGGCAACTCGCCGCCGGAGGCCCAGTCCGTCACCAGCGCCGACTCGCGCGACGGCATCACCGGCAGTCTCCACACCGGACTGTCCACATCGGACACCGCGCTCCGCAGCACCTCGGTCAGCCCGGCCAGCAGACCGGCCGCGGTGGTCCGGTCGAACAGTTCGGCGTCGAAGTCCAGGATCACACTCAGGCCGCCGCCAGTGGTGGGCGCGATGTCCAGGCCGAGATCGAACCGGGTGCCGCGTGGGGCGGGCAGCCGTTCCACGGTGACACCGGGCAGCCGTAACGGCTCGCCGGGGGTGTTGTCCAGCGCCAGCATGGTTCGCACCAGCGGCGGCCGCGGGCCCTGGTGGTCCGGGTCGGCCTCCTGGCTGATCCGCTCGAACGGCACGTCCTGGTGCGCGTACGCCGCCAGGCACACCTCCCGCACCCGGACCAGCAGCTGCCGGAAACTCGGGTCGCCGGTGAGGTCCACCCGCAGCGGCAGCGTGTTCACGAAGAAGCCGACGACGCGGTCGAGTTCGGTGCTGCCGCGCCCGGCGACCGGGGTGCCGACGACGATGTCGTCCTGCCCGGACCAGCGGTGCAGTACCACCGCCCAGGCCGCCGTCAGCGTCATGAACAACGTCGCGCGCTCGGCTTCGGCCACCGTGGCCCACCGCTCGACCAGCCCGGCGTCGAGGTCGGCGGACACGCTGTCACCGAGGAAGCGGGAACGCGCCGGACGCGGGTGGTCGGTGAACAGTTCCAGTGGCTTGGCCCCGGCGAGTGTCCGGCGCCAGTGGGCGAGCTGCCCGGTGAGCACCTCGCCTTCGAGGAAGTCCCGTTGCCATACCGCGAAATCCGCGTACTGCAGTTCCAGCTCCGGCAGCTCGGGGGCGCGGCCTTCCAGCTGCGCCGCGTAGACCTCGCCGAGTTCGGCGACCAGTACGCCCAGCGACCAGCCGTCGACCACCACGTGGTGCATGCACAGCAGCAGCACGCACTCCCCCGGCTCACCGTCGAGCACCCGCAGCAATGCGGACCGCAGCAAGGGCGGCGCGGCGAGGTCGAACTCGGGCTCGGTCACCGCGCGCATCGCCGCGTCCAGCCCGTCGCGGGTCGTGTCCACCACGCTCAGCGGGGCCACCGCGGTGGCCAGCGCCACCTGGGTCAGCGCACTGTCGGCACCGACCTCGACACCGGTCCGCAGCACCTCGTGGCGATCCACCAGGAACTGCAGTGCGGCCCTCAGGGCGGGGACGTCGACCGTGCCGGTCATCCGCAGCGCGCCGTTGATGTGATAGGCCGCCCCGGACCCCATCTGGTGCAGCAGCCACAGTCGTTCCTGGCCGAAGGAGGCGGGGAAGACGAACGACTCCGCGATCGCCTGCTGGTCAGTCATCGGCGTTCTCGCCTTTCGTCACGTCCGGCGTGGTGGGGGCCCGGAACCGGGAGCGGTCGAGTCTCGGGATAGCCGCCACCGGCCGGGCAGGCGCCGCCGCGTCGACCAGTCCGGCCACGTTCGCGACGGTGCCCGCCTCGAAGAAGTCGGCCAGTTCCAGTTCCACCTGGCAGGCCGCGCGGATCCGGTGCAGGATCCGGACCGCGAGCAGGGAGTGGCCGCCGAGTTCGAAGAAGTCCTCGTGCACGTCGAACCCGGCGTCGATACCCAGCAATTCGGCCCAGATCTCCGCGACCCGGCGCTCGGCCTCGGTCCGTGGTCCGACCGCCGGTCCGGCGGCGGGTACGACGGTCTCCGGCAGGCCGGTCGCGCCCGCGCCGGCGGTTTCGGCGACGGGTTCGGGCGCGTCGACGATTTCCACCAGCCCTTCGGCGGTCCGTCGCGCCCGATCGCCGGTCGCGTACAGCCTGGCGCCCGTACCGGACGGATCCGGCACGAACCGTGCGGCCGTCAACGCCGGTCGGCCGGTGAACCCCTGCCCCGCGACGACTCCGCCGAGGAACAGCTCCCCCACGACACCGATCGGCACCGGGGCCATCCACCGGTCCAGCACCTGTGCTCCCGTGCCGCCGGGGGCGGGAGCGGTCGCCTCCGTCAGCGGCAGGTCCCACACCGGGCGGGTCGGCTCGGCCACGCCCGCCCGCGCCACCGCCAGCACCGCGGCCACCAGCCGCCGGGCCGAGGACGCCGTCAGCACGTCCGTCGAGAACTCCGCGAAACCGGCGAGTCCCCCGTCTTCCGCCGGGGACAGCTCGATCTCGAGTTCGAACTTGGCGGTGCCGGTGTGCACCGGCAGCACGTCCATGCGCACCCCCGGCGGCTCGACCACCCGGCGCGGAGTGTTGTGGAGCACCAGCATGTGCCGGATGATCGGGGACCGGCTGAAGCCGTCCCGGTCCGGCCGGATCTCCCGCACCAGCTGTTCGAACGGCAGGTCCTGGTTCGCGTAGGCGCCGACGCAGGCCTCCCGCACCCGGCCGAGCAGCTCCCGGAAGCCCGGCGCGAGCGGCACGTCGACCCGCAACGCCAGTGTGTTGACGAAGAAACCGACCAGGCCTTCCAGCTCCGTGCGGGTGCGCCCGGCGATGGCCGTCCCCCACACCACGTCCCGGCGTCCCGACCACCGCGCGAGCACGATCGCCCAGGCCGCGGCCAGCACCATGTACAGCGTCGCGCCTTCGTCGTCGCCGATGCGGCGCAGGGCGGCGACCAGTTCCGCGGGAACGGTCACCGGTACGACGTCACCGGAGAACGCGCGGTCCGGGCGAGCCGCGGCGTCGGCGGGCAGCTCCACCGCCCGCGCCCCGGCGAGCCGCTCCCGCCAGTACGCGAGCTGGCCGGTGAGCGCGCCGCCGGAGACGTAGTCCCGATGCCACGAAGCGAAATCGACGTAACGAGTCGCCAAGGGCGGCAGCGCCGCCTTCGTCCCGGCGCACAGCGCGGCGTAGACGAGGGCGAACTCACCGGCGAGGATGCCGAGCGACCACCCGTCCACGACGATGTGGTGCACGCACAGCAGGAGATGCCAGTCGTCCGGCGCGATCTGGAACAGCATCGGCCGCAGCAGGCACGGCCCCGCCAAGTCGAACGGACGGCGGCAGGCGAGCCGGACTTCGTCCCACAGCACGTCTTCGCTCACCTGGGCGAAGGGCACGTCGACCGTCACCGCCTCGGGCGGGTGCACGATCTGCACGACCCCGCCCTCGTCGTCGACGCGCAGTCCCGTGCGCAGCGCCTCGTGCCGCTCGACGAGCACACGGACGGACTCGCGCAGCGCGGCCACGTCTACTTCGCCCCGCATCCTGAGCGTGCCGGCGACGACGTACAGCGCGCTGTCAGGGTTGAGCTGTTCGAAGAAGTACAACCGTTCCTGCGCATGCGAAGCCGGGCTCTGCGCTTCGTCGGCCGGGCGACGGGGGATCCCGTCTGCGGCCTTGCCGATGCCCGCTTCGTCTAGACGTCGCTGGAGTAGTCGATACTGGTCCGCGGAGAGCGATCCGGGTGCCATGGCGCCGAAACCTCCTTCGTGAGGCCAGTACAGCCGAGGATGTCCTGCCGCAGTTGCGTGAGCATCGAGGTCGCGTTGTCCCGCGGGAAGAAATGCCCGCCGGGGAACGTGCTGACCCGCGCGGTGCCTTCGACCTCCGCCAGCCAGCCGACGGCTTCCGCCTCACCGGCCAGCGGGTCGTCGGCGCCGAGGTACACCCGCAGGTCGCAGCGGAGCGGCGGCCGCGGTTCCGGCCGGAACTCGTTCACCACCGTCAGATCCGCGCGGAGGATGGGGAGGATGTACTCCAGGAACAGCGGATCCGGCGGGGTGTCCGCGGGCAGGCCTTCGGCGCGGGTGATCAACTCGATCAGGCCCTCATCGGAGGTTTCGCTGCGCCAGTTCGGCGCGTGCAGGCTCCCTGGAGCCGCCGCGGCCGCCACCACGAGTCCTTCGGGCAGCCACCCCCTGGTGGCGCGGAGGGTCCGGCAGAGCTCCCAGGCGACGACGGCGCCCATGCTGTGCCCGAAGACGACCAGCGGCAGTTCGTCGAGCCCGTCCAGTTCCGGCAGCACGCCGTCGATGAGTTCCGCCATGTCGGTGATCGGCCGTTCCATGCCACGATCGCCGCGGCCGGGCAGTTCCACCCCCACGACGTCGATCTCGGCACCGAGCGGCTCACCCCAGTTCTGGTAGATCCTGGCCGAACCGCCGCCGGGCGGCAGGCACAGCAACCTCGCCCTTGCCCGCCCGGATCGGGAGAAATGCCGCAGCCACTCAGTCACGCGATCAGATTCGCCGGATCACGTGCCGGGAACAAGTCAGTGAGTGTCCCGACAAACCCGGCCCGGCAGGCATTTCCGGCGGTCAGCTCAGCCCCGCCGACTCCTCGACCACCCGGAGCACCTCCGCCGCGGAATCGGCGAGATACATGTGTTCCCCCGGCAGCTCCCGCAGGACGAACTCCCGGCTCGTCGCCTTGGCCCATTCCCCGGCCTGTTCGGCCGAAACCAGGCTGTCGTCCCGGCCGCGGACCGCGGTGATCGGTGCCGCCAACGGGGTATCCGTGCCAGGGCGGTAGTTTTCGTGCATCTCGACGTCGGCGCGCAGCGTCGGCAGCACCATCTGGCGCACCTCGGGATCTTCCAGTGCCGCGTCGTGGTGCCCGGCGAGTTCGCCGACCCTGGCGACGAACTCGCTGTCGGGCAAGCCGGTCGCCCGGAGTTCCCGCCGCGTCCACGGGCCGGGAGAACCGCTCACCACCAGGCTGACCACGGTGACCGACGGCGTCCCCGCGAGCAGGTGGCCCAGTTCGTAGGCGAGCACGGCGCCCAGGCTGTGGCCGAACAGCGCCACCTGCCCGGCGCCGCCGATCTCCGTCAGCAGACCGGGCAGCAGGTCTTCCGCCGCCTGGCGCACATCCCGGTACGGTTGCTCGCGGATCCGCCGCTCGCGGCCGGGCAGCCGGACCGGGACGATCTCGAGGTCACTGTGGGCCAGCGTGCGCCACGGCCGGAAGAACGCGGCCCCGCTCCCGGCGAACGGCGCACACACCAGCGGAATACGGCTCATGGGTTCTCCGGTCTCTTCACCTCGCCGGCTACAGCCGGTCGCGGACCTCTTCGTCGGACATGGCGCTCACCTCGAGGACCAGCTCGGCCACGGCGTCGGCGTCGATTCCCTCGACGGTGCCGAGCTCGCGCAGGTACGTCGCGACCGCACGCACCGTGCGCGCCGCGAGGAAACCGGGGATGTCCAGCTTGACCCGCAGCAGCTCGCGGACCCGTGACACCGCCTGCGTGGCGAGCAGGGAATGGCCGCCCAGCTCGAAAAAGTCGTCCGTGGTACCGATCCGCGGCACCGGGAGCAGTTCGGACCACACGTCGACGAGCAACTGCTCCAGCGCGCCCGCGGGGGCCGTGTAACTGGTTTCCGGCCGGTCGGCACCGGGTGCGGGCAGCGCGGCCCGGTTCAGCTTTCCGCTGGGCAGCAAGGGAAGCTTGTCCAGTACCAGGTAGGCCGACGGCACCATGTGGTCCGGCAGCCGGTCGGAAAGATGGGCGCGCAGCTCCGCGGCGGTCGGCCGGTTGTCCCCGTTCGGCGTCACGTAGGCGGCCAGGCGGCGTTCGCCGACGGCGTCGGTGTAGGCGACGACCACCGGCTCGGTCACCGACGGATGCCCGGACAGCACGTTCTCGATCTCGCCGAGTTCGATCCGGAAGCCCCGGATCTTGACCTGGAGGTCGAGCCTGCCGAGGAAATCGAGGTCCCCGCTTGCCAGGAACCGCGCGTGGTCGCCCGTCGCGTACATCCGGCCACCCGGCTCCGGGCTGTACGGATCCGGCAGGAACCGCTGAGCGGTCAGGCTTGGCTGGTGCCAGTAGCCGCGGCCCGGTCCCGCGCCGCCGATGAACAGTTCCCCGGCCACGCCTGGCGGAGTCGGCTCGCCGTGCTCGTCGAGCACGTAGAGCCGGTGGTTGGGCAGCGACCGGCCCCAGAGCACGCCCGCCGGGCTGCGCTCGGCGACCGGGTGAAAGGTGCTGCAGTAGGACGCCTCGGTCATCCCGGCGAGGTTGAGCAGCCGCACACCGGGCACCAGCTCGGCGAGCCTGCCGGGCAGCGCCGGGGGCATGCGGTCCCCGCCGAGCCCGACCGCGC
This window encodes:
- a CDS encoding RimK family alpha-L-glutamate ligase, producing the protein MPTPIAVLASRIRLEEKLILGALEKRGAVLDVIDSRRHPFRLDGRELPYAGALSREISHTRNVYGTRLLEHAGLTVVNSYDVISLCGDKLLTALALQDARLPVPKAMVSLSPDHALDGLTEFGFPMVIKPVIGSWGRLASRPKDREAAETLMEHRAALASPQYQVVYAQEYVDKPGRDIKAYVMGGEVVGVIYKVSDEWRTNTARTGRAERCDPSDELVKLLVAVAEAIGEGVYGIDVLEDRDGRFYVNEVNHTPEFHGAVEVLDTDLVGAYADYVLRRLPSALSAG
- a CDS encoding 2OG-Fe dioxygenase family protein gives rise to the protein MTEEVFTPERPAPPYRGTAFADPAELAADLAAEGFVRLSGAHFPIDVLGAEFAGFRAGWEELRQDDQLVDGGFYRYRRYGRLHAVSTDAGLSLSPLPHRSFRQDSIPMWREQERMFAPIPPETLADSCLHALVSTDLALASRVRDSPEWTVGLHLIRIVARTGESGLPTPEGRHRDGHSFVGMHLLRKENSAGGESSIYRDGHPDVRFTLTEPLDSVLVDDTALWHEASPISVRDRTGGRAVRDMLLVDLNPA
- a CDS encoding non-ribosomal peptide synthetase; translation: MTDQQAIAESFVFPASFGQERLWLLHQMGSGAAYHINGALRMTGTVDVPALRAALQFLVDRHEVLRTGVEVGADSALTQVALATAVAPLSVVDTTRDGLDAAMRAVTEPEFDLAAPPLLRSALLRVLDGEPGECVLLLCMHHVVVDGWSLGVLVAELGEVYAAQLEGRAPELPELELQYADFAVWQRDFLEGEVLTGQLAHWRRTLAGAKPLELFTDHPRPARSRFLGDSVSADLDAGLVERWATVAEAERATLFMTLTAAWAVVLHRWSGQDDIVVGTPVAGRGSTELDRVVGFFVNTLPLRVDLTGDPSFRQLLVRVREVCLAAYAHQDVPFERISQEADPDHQGPRPPLVRTMLALDNTPGEPLRLPGVTVERLPAPRGTRFDLGLDIAPTTGGGLSVILDFDAELFDRTTAAGLLAGLTEVLRSAVSDVDSPVWRLPVMPSRESALVTDWASGGELPAGHPTTVEWFEAAADRAGAEKALVMDGGEALSVAEVEERANRLAWWLRGQGVERGSRVGVCLERSVDLVVALWGIWKAGGVYVPLDPGNPAGRLARMVAEADLVKVLTTESLHELLPADVDRVRLDDGDLAREIAAQPAGRPPVALGADDPAYVLFTSGSTGAPKGVVNTHGGLINRLRTFERRLDLTAHDVALIKTPIGFDVSVPELVWPLLTGARMVLAEPGGHRDPVYLHGAIERHGVTICHFVPLMLRAFLDCGVEGRYPALRVVMASGEELSAVLAGDFLRAFPGVRLINTYGPAEAAVDVTLHEVAEPLGTRVPIGGPEPGTTAYVLDRWLSPVPPGVVGELYLGGGQVGLGYAGRPDLTAARFVPDPFGDKGSRMYRTGDLARWIGGGLLEFCGRADFQLKVRGQRVEPGEVEAALRDCEGVADVVVVARPDPTGAVQLVAYLVGHDGEAPSAERLRILLADRLTPAMVPAVFVAMESLPNSVNGKVDRAALPEPEFGRTERAAVAPRTPTELLLARLWSEVLGVEEIGVQDDFYALGGDSLRAMTVFQRARHAGVELPIPVILGKHSVEELASAVLAGRAEGRTNQERGADR
- a CDS encoding condensation domain-containing protein, whose protein sequence is MAPGSLSADQYRLLQRRLDEAGIGKAADGIPRRPADEAQSPASHAQERLYFFEQLNPDSALYVVAGTLRMRGEVDVAALRESVRVLVERHEALRTGLRVDDEGGVVQIVHPPEAVTVDVPFAQVSEDVLWDEVRLACRRPFDLAGPCLLRPMLFQIAPDDWHLLLCVHHIVVDGWSLGILAGEFALVYAALCAGTKAALPPLATRYVDFASWHRDYVSGGALTGQLAYWRERLAGARAVELPADAAARPDRAFSGDVVPVTVPAELVAALRRIGDDEGATLYMVLAAAWAIVLARWSGRRDVVWGTAIAGRTRTELEGLVGFFVNTLALRVDVPLAPGFRELLGRVREACVGAYANQDLPFEQLVREIRPDRDGFSRSPIIRHMLVLHNTPRRVVEPPGVRMDVLPVHTGTAKFELEIELSPAEDGGLAGFAEFSTDVLTASSARRLVAAVLAVARAGVAEPTRPVWDLPLTEATAPAPGGTGAQVLDRWMAPVPIGVVGELFLGGVVAGQGFTGRPALTAARFVPDPSGTGARLYATGDRARRTAEGLVEIVDAPEPVAETAGAGATGLPETVVPAAGPAVGPRTEAERRVAEIWAELLGIDAGFDVHEDFFELGGHSLLAVRILHRIRAACQVELELADFFEAGTVANVAGLVDAAAPARPVAAIPRLDRSRFRAPTTPDVTKGENADD
- a CDS encoding thioesterase II family protein; translated protein: MTEWLRHFSRSGRARARLLCLPPGGGSARIYQNWGEPLGAEIDVVGVELPGRGDRGMERPITDMAELIDGVLPELDGLDELPLVVFGHSMGAVVAWELCRTLRATRGWLPEGLVVAAAAAPGSLHAPNWRSETSDEGLIELITRAEGLPADTPPDPLFLEYILPILRADLTVVNEFRPEPRPPLRCDLRVYLGADDPLAGEAEAVGWLAEVEGTARVSTFPGGHFFPRDNATSMLTQLRQDILGCTGLTKEVSAPWHPDRSPRTSIDYSSDV
- a CDS encoding thioesterase II family protein — encoded protein: MSRIPLVCAPFAGSGAAFFRPWRTLAHSDLEIVPVRLPGRERRIREQPYRDVRQAAEDLLPGLLTEIGGAGQVALFGHSLGAVLAYELGHLLAGTPSVTVVSLVVSGSPGPWTRRELRATGLPDSEFVARVGELAGHHDAALEDPEVRQMVLPTLRADVEMHENYRPGTDTPLAAPITAVRGRDDSLVSAEQAGEWAKATSREFVLRELPGEHMYLADSAAEVLRVVEESAGLS